From a region of the Pseudodesulfovibrio senegalensis genome:
- a CDS encoding UDP-N-acetylmuramoyl-tripeptide--D-alanyl-D-alanine ligase, which yields MTLADIQRCLNGMADEGMEIPVNAVRTDSRAVTSGDLFVCIEGDRFDGHEFIDQAVKAGAAGIVASKIVQADVPVFMVRDTTVALGRIAACHRSMCKARLMAVTGTAGKTTVKELLAEVLAARFPVAKNYRNFNNQIGLPLSMLKASEKQEIWVMELGISLSSDMAELGPIATPDIAIITNVGPGHLLGLGDIEGVAKSKASLLHYLQPGGVAVVSMDYPQLWKAAREIIPDPVGFSTMDESAPFFCLFLGPGQYGSGRFLLRTPKGEHEFEAPFCGEHFAENLAAVAAAAHTVGLSPQHVIDGAARFSADNQRFCCRPEGSIMVIDDTYNANPLSMRRSVETARAIAGERPLVLLLGDMLELGEESAKRHHELGETLAVIKPEAVFWKGKHIADVRSAYPDVAPLTTPEDFAENWKNLKLDDAVVLLKGSRSMKMEEYTKALRGVLQGERP from the coding sequence ATGACATTGGCCGACATCCAGCGCTGCCTGAACGGCATGGCCGACGAAGGCATGGAAATCCCGGTGAATGCGGTGCGCACGGACAGCCGCGCCGTGACCAGCGGCGATCTTTTCGTGTGCATCGAGGGCGACCGTTTCGACGGCCACGAATTTATCGACCAGGCTGTCAAGGCCGGTGCCGCCGGTATCGTGGCTTCCAAGATCGTGCAGGCGGACGTGCCCGTATTCATGGTGCGCGACACGACCGTTGCGCTGGGTCGCATCGCGGCCTGCCACCGTTCCATGTGCAAGGCGCGGCTCATGGCGGTCACGGGAACGGCTGGCAAGACCACGGTCAAGGAGCTGTTGGCCGAAGTACTGGCCGCACGCTTCCCGGTGGCCAAGAACTATCGCAATTTCAACAACCAGATCGGCCTGCCCCTGTCCATGCTCAAGGCCAGCGAAAAGCAGGAAATATGGGTCATGGAACTGGGCATCAGCCTTTCCTCGGACATGGCCGAACTCGGCCCCATTGCCACGCCGGACATCGCCATCATCACCAACGTGGGTCCGGGCCATTTGCTGGGACTGGGCGACATCGAAGGCGTGGCCAAATCCAAGGCCTCGCTGCTGCACTACCTGCAGCCCGGCGGCGTGGCCGTGGTCAGCATGGACTATCCGCAACTGTGGAAGGCCGCACGGGAGATCATTCCCGATCCCGTCGGATTCTCCACCATGGATGAATCCGCGCCGTTCTTCTGCCTTTTCCTCGGACCGGGGCAATACGGCTCCGGCCGCTTCCTGCTGCGCACGCCCAAGGGCGAGCATGAATTCGAAGCACCCTTTTGCGGCGAGCATTTCGCGGAAAACCTCGCGGCCGTTGCCGCTGCCGCGCACACCGTGGGACTCAGCCCGCAACATGTCATTGACGGGGCCGCACGGTTCAGCGCTGACAACCAGCGTTTCTGTTGCCGTCCGGAAGGCAGCATCATGGTCATCGACGACACATACAACGCCAACCCGCTGTCCATGAGACGCTCCGTGGAAACCGCCCGGGCCATTGCCGGTGAAAGGCCGCTGGTGCTGTTGCTGGGCGACATGCTCGAACTGGGCGAGGAATCGGCCAAACGGCACCACGAGCTGGGTGAGACCCTGGCCGTGATCAAGCCCGAGGCTGTTTTCTGGAAAGGAAAACACATTGCCGACGTTCGCTCGGCCTACCCGGACGTGGCGCCCCTGACCACCCCCGAAGATTTTGCCGAAAACTGGAAAAACCTGAAGCTGGACGACGCGGTGGTTCTGCTCAAAGGCTCCCGCTCCATGAAAATGGAAGAATACACCAAGGCCCTGCGGGGCGTGCTGCAAGGAGAAAGGCCGTGA
- a CDS encoding UDP-N-acetylmuramoyl-L-alanyl-D-glutamate--2,6-diaminopimelate ligase, with protein sequence MTRGVMEFDQLLELAREGLMVRTDSRAVQPGECFVAMPGVAVRGIDFIPMAMDKGARYIVAPEDARDLVAPVAEEDVVVCYVENTARALGELARAHFGTDSMDMKLVAITGTNGKTTTSYIIEHLLSEAGRKVGVLGTVTYRWPGFSVDAKLTTPDCWMLHELLANMHKADVDAVVMEVSSHALDQYRVAGLDFDVAVISNLTQDHLDYHGDMETYFRAKAKLFNEYPSEDKCCVINYDDPYCRRLLDQCENAVAYGLGDPGAADSQSLQGRILSCTGKGLHLECGFKGKTWQVESPLIGQHNAMNLLAAQAVGLCLGLNCKDMRSLNDFAGVPGRLERVPNDRGLHVFVDYAHTPDALINVQKTLKELDFDRLITVFGCGGDRDRAKRPLMARAVARYADVAVLTSDNPRTEKPEAIMDDARPGLKDCAMMLENPDRQTAINMAIREMNENDVVLVAGKGHEDYQVMGDVTLHFSDTEAVLKAMEELDR encoded by the coding sequence ATGACTCGCGGCGTAATGGAATTCGACCAGCTTCTGGAACTGGCGAGGGAAGGACTCATGGTGCGCACGGACTCGCGTGCCGTGCAGCCGGGCGAATGCTTCGTGGCCATGCCCGGCGTGGCCGTTCGCGGCATCGACTTCATTCCCATGGCCATGGACAAGGGCGCACGATACATCGTTGCCCCGGAAGACGCACGCGACCTCGTGGCTCCGGTGGCCGAAGAGGACGTGGTGGTCTGCTACGTGGAGAACACGGCTCGCGCCCTTGGCGAACTGGCTCGTGCCCACTTCGGCACGGACTCCATGGACATGAAACTGGTTGCCATTACCGGAACCAACGGCAAGACCACCACCAGCTACATCATCGAACACCTGCTGTCCGAGGCCGGTCGCAAGGTGGGCGTGCTGGGCACGGTCACCTACCGCTGGCCCGGCTTTTCCGTGGACGCCAAGCTGACCACCCCGGACTGCTGGATGCTGCACGAGTTGCTGGCCAACATGCACAAGGCGGACGTGGACGCCGTGGTCATGGAAGTCTCCTCCCATGCGCTGGACCAATACCGCGTTGCCGGACTCGATTTCGACGTGGCCGTCATTTCCAACCTCACCCAGGACCATCTGGACTACCACGGGGACATGGAAACCTATTTCCGGGCCAAGGCAAAGCTCTTCAACGAATACCCGTCCGAAGACAAATGCTGCGTCATCAACTACGACGATCCCTACTGCCGGCGTCTGCTCGACCAGTGCGAAAACGCCGTGGCCTACGGGCTGGGCGACCCGGGCGCGGCGGACAGCCAATCCCTGCAGGGACGCATCCTGTCCTGCACGGGCAAAGGCCTGCATCTCGAATGCGGATTCAAGGGCAAGACATGGCAGGTGGAATCGCCGCTCATCGGCCAGCACAACGCCATGAACCTTCTGGCCGCCCAAGCCGTGGGGCTGTGCCTCGGCCTGAACTGCAAGGACATGCGCTCCCTCAACGACTTTGCCGGGGTTCCCGGCAGACTGGAGCGGGTGCCCAACGACCGCGGCCTGCATGTTTTCGTGGACTACGCCCACACGCCCGACGCACTCATCAATGTTCAGAAGACGCTCAAGGAACTCGATTTCGACCGGCTGATCACCGTGTTCGGCTGCGGCGGCGACCGCGACCGTGCCAAACGTCCGCTCATGGCCCGCGCCGTGGCCCGGTATGCCGATGTGGCCGTGCTGACCTCGGACAATCCGCGCACGGAAAAACCCGAAGCCATCATGGATGATGCGCGCCCGGGCCTGAAAGACTGCGCCATGATGCTGGAAAACCCGGACCGGCAGACCGCCATCAACATGGCCATCCGGGAAATGAACGAAAACGACGTGGTGCTCGTGGCCGGAAAGGGGCACGAGGACTATCAGGTCATGGGCGATGTGACCCTGCACTTTTCCGACACAGAGGCCGTGCTCAAGGCCATGGAGGAACTGGACCGGTGA